A window of Lacibacter sediminis contains these coding sequences:
- a CDS encoding NAD-dependent epimerase/dehydratase family protein, which yields MDNHSDHNNSPSGVGGIFVTGGAGLVGSALLKQLLQEKQGPVKALYRTSMPLLLSEEEKQQIEWIKGDVLDVNLLSDIMQDCKQVYHSAAVVSYHSSRREQMYKINIEGTANMVNMALENNIDKFIHVSSVAAVGRLRQGELINEKTEWTEETNNSHYGKTKYLSEMEVWRGIGEGLNAAIVNPSVILGESNWENGSVAIFKKMYDQFPWYSEGGTGFVDAKDVAAVMIRLMNSDISAERFLLSAEHLSFRELFTKIADGFGVRAPQRLAKPWMGDLVWRLEALKAMVSNKEPLLTRETASTAQVKTFYDASKVKQMLPGFSFTPIDETVKRTCNWLKEFYRL from the coding sequence ATGGATAATCATTCGGATCATAATAACTCCCCTTCAGGGGTTGGGGGCATCTTCGTTACCGGCGGCGCAGGTTTAGTTGGCTCGGCTTTATTGAAACAGTTGTTGCAGGAAAAGCAGGGACCTGTTAAAGCATTGTACCGTACGTCGATGCCGTTGTTGTTAAGTGAAGAAGAAAAACAACAGATCGAATGGATCAAAGGTGATGTACTCGATGTAAATCTGCTCAGCGATATTATGCAAGACTGCAAACAGGTGTACCACAGTGCCGCAGTTGTATCGTACCACAGCAGCCGAAGAGAGCAGATGTACAAGATCAATATTGAAGGCACGGCCAATATGGTAAACATGGCGCTGGAGAATAATATTGACAAGTTCATTCATGTAAGTTCGGTTGCAGCTGTCGGTCGTTTGCGCCAAGGTGAACTCATCAACGAAAAAACAGAATGGACCGAAGAGACGAATAACTCACACTACGGCAAAACAAAATATTTATCGGAGATGGAAGTATGGCGTGGCATCGGCGAAGGTTTGAATGCCGCCATCGTTAATCCATCGGTGATACTCGGCGAATCGAATTGGGAAAACGGTTCGGTTGCTATTTTCAAAAAAATGTATGACCAGTTTCCCTGGTACAGCGAAGGTGGTACCGGCTTTGTTGATGCAAAAGATGTAGCTGCGGTGATGATCCGTTTAATGAACAGCGATATTTCTGCTGAACGTTTCTTGTTAAGTGCCGAACATTTAAGCTTTCGTGAACTATTCACCAAAATTGCAGATGGATTTGGTGTTCGTGCACCACAACGTTTAGCAAAACCCTGGATGGGTGATCTCGTTTGGCGCCTGGAAGCACTTAAAGCCATGGTCAGCAATAAAGAACCTTTGCTCACACGGGAAACGGCCAGCACAGCACAGGTGAAAACTTTTTACGATGCATCAAAAGTGAAACAGATGCTACCCGGTTTCAGCTTCACACCTATTGATGAAACGGTGAAGCGTACCTGTAATTGGTTAAAAGAATTTTATCGTTTGTAA
- a CDS encoding MFS transporter: protein MSISKPHLSFWQIINMNVGFFGIQYSFGLQQSAVNPIYDFLGAKPDEIPWLNLAGPLTGLIIQPIIGALSDKTWSPRFGRRTPYFFIGAMICSVALFLFPFSSALWMAAGLLWILDAGNNTAMEPYRAFIADKLDASQQPTGFQAQSFFTGFGQTLANVSLFIFPLIFIGKTGKLPTWVFASFFLGAICSIGSIWWSIRTTPEIPPSEEELNTLNEKNKGMPHPAIQFFLSIITTVIAYIIIAFLLIPSLFVKGLLRRVLKYAEEHPTLKILFAQNIEIVDAITQMPKVMWQLALVYLFQWYALFCYWQNSSKSIALSVWNTTPEQNPELYEKAVGWTGLVNGWYNIVTFLCAFGLVYFAKKYSPKLVHFGCLILAGVGLLFFPFIENKYLLFPAITGFGIGWASMMGIPYLIVVSKIPKERYGVYMGVINMMIVIPMFIQTTTFGYILKNFLNNDPGNAVAFAGVFLVIAALLTLFIKSDKPTDDVVLMGGGGH from the coding sequence ATGTCTATTTCCAAGCCCCATTTAAGTTTTTGGCAGATCATTAATATGAATGTTGGTTTCTTCGGCATTCAGTACAGTTTTGGTTTGCAGCAAAGTGCAGTGAATCCCATTTACGATTTCCTGGGCGCCAAGCCCGACGAAATTCCCTGGCTTAATTTAGCGGGACCACTCACCGGTTTAATTATTCAACCCATTATTGGTGCCTTGAGCGATAAAACATGGAGTCCACGTTTTGGCCGACGTACCCCTTATTTTTTTATTGGTGCCATGATCTGCAGTGTGGCGTTGTTTTTATTTCCGTTCAGCAGTGCGTTGTGGATGGCAGCCGGTTTGCTCTGGATACTTGATGCCGGCAATAACACAGCCATGGAACCTTATCGTGCATTTATTGCTGATAAACTAGATGCATCACAACAACCAACCGGTTTCCAGGCACAAAGCTTTTTTACAGGGTTCGGTCAAACGTTAGCAAATGTTTCACTATTCATTTTTCCGTTGATCTTTATTGGTAAAACAGGCAAGCTTCCTACCTGGGTATTTGCATCTTTTTTTCTTGGTGCGATTTGCTCCATTGGTTCTATCTGGTGGAGCATACGCACTACACCAGAAATCCCACCAAGTGAAGAAGAGTTGAATACACTCAATGAAAAGAACAAAGGCATGCCGCATCCTGCTATTCAATTTTTTCTTTCGATCATCACGACAGTAATTGCTTACATCATCATTGCCTTCCTACTCATTCCTTCGTTATTTGTAAAAGGTTTGCTGCGGCGTGTATTGAAATATGCAGAAGAACATCCAACATTGAAAATTCTCTTTGCGCAGAATATTGAAATTGTAGATGCCATTACGCAAATGCCGAAAGTTATGTGGCAACTGGCATTGGTGTATCTATTTCAGTGGTATGCGTTGTTTTGTTATTGGCAAAACTCATCCAAGAGCATTGCCTTATCGGTTTGGAATACCACCCCTGAACAGAATCCTGAGTTGTATGAAAAAGCAGTTGGCTGGACAGGTCTCGTAAATGGTTGGTATAATATTGTTACGTTCTTATGTGCATTCGGCCTGGTGTACTTCGCAAAAAAATATTCGCCTAAGCTGGTGCATTTTGGATGTTTAATACTGGCAGGTGTTGGTTTGTTATTCTTCCCTTTTATTGAAAATAAATATTTGCTGTTTCCTGCGATCACCGGGTTTGGTATTGGCTGGGCAAGTATGATGGGTATTCCTTATCTCATTGTGGTAAGTAAAATCCCAAAGGAGCGTTATGGTGTGTATATGGGTGTTATCAATATGATGATCGTAATTCCGATGTTTATTCAAACAACCACGTTTGGTTACATACTAAAGAATTTTCTGAATAACGATCCGGGTAATGCTGTTGCATTCGCAGGTGTATTTCTTGTGATTGCAGCATTGCTTACGTTATTTATAAAATCAGATAAGCCAACAGATGATGTTGTATTGATGGGCGGTGGCGGTCATTAA
- a CDS encoding glycoside hydrolase family 13 protein — translation MKRAGFYIVLICLLSLSCTNEETKEEQSTDLSTKRTWWKEAVVYQIYPRSFKDSDGDGIGDLKGIISKLDYIKSLGIDAVWLNPVYESPNKDNGYDISDYQNIMKQFGTMNDFDVLLKGFHDRGIKVMMDLVLNHCSNEHKWFKEASKSRSSPYYHYFHWWPAEKGEPPYRFSIFDEKGYGWEFNKPTNSYYLHYFGDFQPDLNWENPALRQEIYTMMKYWAKKGVDGFRMDAFAFISKDTTWPALPAEYNGNWTLYYASGPHLHEYIQEMNKEVLTPYKLVTVAEAMGDVPRVKLFVDEDRNELNMAYNFEAIDFGYLPNEYKMPDPNGWDLVKWKGIYKKWDSAFTEKGWGTMYLGNHDQPRMVTRWGNDAPEFRELSSKMLTTFILSMRTTPYYYFGDEIGMSNIKFDKVEDYNDVELHTNYAQVKAKSGDMKRFLEGMKISSRDNGRTPMQWDTTTGAGFTTGMPWLKINPNYNTVNVAAAEKDANSCLNYFRKMIKLRKDNETLIYGAFTLVDADNPDVFAFTRELKGKKFLVLLNFRNKEVSVKTGIDVRKAEVLINNYTTAPVADKLRPYEAVIFKL, via the coding sequence ATGAAGAGAGCCGGTTTCTATATTGTTTTGATCTGCCTACTTTCTTTATCGTGTACGAATGAAGAAACAAAAGAAGAGCAATCAACTGATCTCAGCACCAAACGTACATGGTGGAAAGAAGCTGTTGTTTATCAAATTTATCCCCGCAGTTTTAAAGACAGTGATGGTGACGGTATCGGTGATCTCAAAGGCATCATCTCTAAACTGGATTATATTAAATCACTCGGTATTGATGCGGTGTGGTTAAATCCCGTTTATGAATCGCCTAATAAAGACAATGGTTATGATATCAGCGATTATCAAAACATCATGAAGCAGTTTGGTACGATGAATGATTTTGATGTACTGTTGAAAGGTTTTCATGATCGTGGCATTAAAGTGATGATGGATCTTGTGCTCAACCATTGCAGCAACGAACATAAATGGTTTAAAGAAGCAAGCAAATCACGCAGCAGTCCATACTATCATTATTTTCACTGGTGGCCTGCGGAAAAAGGTGAACCGCCTTACCGTTTCAGCATCTTCGATGAGAAAGGTTATGGCTGGGAGTTCAACAAACCCACCAACTCCTACTACCTGCATTACTTTGGCGATTTTCAACCCGATCTCAATTGGGAAAATCCTGCGTTACGTCAAGAGATCTATACCATGATGAAGTATTGGGCGAAGAAGGGTGTGGATGGCTTTCGTATGGATGCATTTGCTTTCATATCAAAAGATACCACCTGGCCCGCACTTCCTGCAGAATACAATGGTAACTGGACATTGTATTATGCAAGCGGTCCGCATTTGCATGAGTACATCCAGGAAATGAATAAGGAAGTATTAACTCCTTATAAACTTGTTACCGTTGCAGAAGCAATGGGCGATGTGCCACGTGTAAAACTGTTTGTTGATGAAGACCGTAACGAACTGAACATGGCGTACAACTTTGAAGCAATTGATTTTGGTTACTTACCCAATGAATACAAAATGCCTGACCCCAATGGATGGGATCTTGTGAAATGGAAAGGCATCTACAAAAAATGGGATAGTGCATTTACAGAAAAAGGATGGGGTACCATGTATCTCGGCAATCACGATCAGCCACGCATGGTTACACGTTGGGGAAACGATGCACCTGAGTTCAGAGAGTTATCATCGAAAATGCTCACCACGTTTATCCTGAGTATGCGTACAACTCCTTATTATTATTTTGGTGATGAGATCGGCATGAGTAATATCAAGTTCGACAAAGTAGAAGATTACAATGATGTGGAACTGCACACCAACTATGCGCAGGTAAAAGCAAAAAGCGGCGACATGAAACGGTTTCTTGAAGGCATGAAAATTTCTTCACGTGATAACGGACGCACACCCATGCAATGGGATACAACAACGGGAGCTGGTTTTACAACAGGCATGCCGTGGCTGAAAATAAATCCCAACTACAACACAGTGAATGTTGCTGCTGCAGAAAAAGATGCAAACAGTTGTCTGAATTATTTCCGTAAGATGATCAAGCTGCGGAAAGATAATGAAACACTTATTTACGGAGCATTTACATTGGTTGATGCTGACAATCCCGATGTATTTGCTTTTACAAGAGAATTGAAAGGAAAGAAATTTTTAGTGTTACTCAATTTCAGAAATAAAGAGGTGAGTGTAAAAACCGGAATTGATGTAAGGAAAGCTGAAGTACTGATCAATAATTATACAACAGCTCCAGTTGCAGATAAACTGCGGCCTTATGAAGCGGTCATATTTAAATTATAA
- a CDS encoding carbohydrate kinase family protein, giving the protein MKILCIGEALIDMICTDKGSSLSQGEHFLKKPGGAPTNVAAAIAALGGEVDLSAKVGADPFGDHLIQVMKEFGVSTNHMLQDANSFTTFAFVSLMHNGERDFYFNRGADGQLSEDDVEKIDLADYSIVHFGSATGFLQGPLHMAYLNLLSRSLQQGCFVSFDPNYRHLLFRDNTESFILQSWHFLRHCHFFKVSDEEAIMLSRKQTVEESAAYFLENTTAVFAITLGKDGTMLGIRNQTVIIPSIAVQPVDTTGAGDAFTGAVLYQLRNYSLQQINMLTADDWKTIISNANKAGARTCEYLGAMEAFKHLSNDIFN; this is encoded by the coding sequence ATGAAAATTCTTTGCATAGGTGAAGCGTTAATTGATATGATCTGTACCGATAAAGGTTCGTCTTTATCACAGGGAGAGCATTTCCTGAAAAAACCCGGCGGCGCACCTACGAATGTAGCTGCAGCTATTGCTGCATTGGGCGGTGAGGTTGATCTTTCAGCAAAAGTTGGAGCCGATCCGTTCGGTGATCACTTGATACAGGTCATGAAAGAGTTTGGAGTAAGTACGAATCACATGTTGCAGGATGCAAACAGCTTTACCACATTTGCATTTGTATCACTCATGCACAATGGCGAACGTGATTTTTATTTCAATCGTGGTGCCGATGGTCAGTTGAGTGAAGATGATGTAGAGAAGATCGATCTTGCTGATTATTCCATTGTGCATTTCGGATCAGCAACTGGTTTTTTGCAAGGTCCGCTACACATGGCTTACCTCAATCTGCTATCCCGTTCTTTACAGCAAGGTTGTTTTGTAAGTTTTGATCCCAACTACCGGCATTTATTATTCAGAGATAATACAGAATCATTCATTCTTCAGTCCTGGCATTTCTTACGGCATTGTCATTTCTTTAAAGTGAGCGATGAAGAAGCAATCATGTTATCACGAAAACAAACGGTGGAAGAATCTGCTGCTTACTTTCTCGAAAATACAACTGCTGTGTTTGCTATTACACTTGGCAAAGATGGCACCATGCTGGGTATACGCAATCAAACAGTGATCATTCCAAGTATCGCTGTTCAGCCTGTTGATACAACAGGTGCAGGCGATGCATTTACAGGTGCAGTGTTATATCAACTTCGGAATTACAGTTTACAACAGATCAATATGCTTACGGCAGATGATTGGAAAACCATCATCAGCAATGCTAATAAAGCGGGTGCACGCACCTGTGAGTATCTCGGCGCTATGGAAGCATTTAAACATTTAAGTAACGATATTTTCAATTAA
- a CDS encoding alpha-amylase family glycosyl hydrolase, producing MYTFGVHEHINALLKEHQIDVGGKDNPFYTRFLADTSAIFELYLQLYEHYPATETLFDELITTIIKAYKQRPEVLKQRDIQKLEQEHWFLSNKINGMSLYVDRFCGNIKTLETKLDYFENLGVNFLHLMPVFESPANESDGGYAVSNFRKVDERFGSLEDLLNLQEEMRKRNMYLMIDIVLNHTSHKHEWALKAKAGEKKYQDYFYFYQDRSLPDQYDKTMPEIFPESSPGSFTYIEECNKWVMTVFHNYQWDLNYTNPVVFIEMLDNIFFYANLGVDILRIDAPAFIWKQLGTTCQNLPQAHTLLRLIKQCVQVASPGMALLGEAIVAPKEIMKYFGTDNYTARECDFAYNATHMALQWDMLATGDTKVMLAAQHELLQKPYGTSWITYTRCHDDIGLGYDDNMIEQAGYNSYAHRKYLKEYYSGVHEGSPAVGALFSSNPKTGDARISGSLASLCGLEKALNAKDQAAIDLSIQKIVMMQAHSFFLGGVPMLFYGDEVGYTNDYSYLQDEGKSYDNRWMHRPVIDWTKNKKAEQKGTVEEIVFSATKKLLSIRGQLSVVADRSNLIWLTPHNVHVAGYIRQTDEQRLFCVFNFSNAAAYLTWYAFKEKGNPPTSLVDHWSGKIYEVGQDHEFLVLPPYGFALLEG from the coding sequence ATGTACACGTTCGGAGTTCATGAACATATCAATGCGCTGCTCAAAGAACATCAGATAGATGTGGGAGGAAAAGACAATCCGTTTTATACAAGGTTTCTTGCAGACACTTCCGCCATCTTTGAATTATACCTGCAACTGTATGAGCATTATCCGGCAACTGAAACATTGTTTGATGAGTTGATCACAACGATCATCAAAGCATATAAACAACGACCGGAAGTTTTAAAGCAACGTGATATACAAAAGCTGGAACAGGAACATTGGTTCCTCAGTAATAAGATCAACGGCATGAGTTTGTATGTCGACCGTTTTTGCGGCAACATTAAAACGCTTGAGACAAAACTTGATTATTTCGAAAATCTCGGCGTTAACTTTCTTCACCTGATGCCCGTATTTGAAAGTCCGGCCAATGAAAGTGACGGCGGTTATGCTGTTTCCAATTTCAGAAAAGTAGATGAGCGCTTTGGTTCACTTGAAGATCTCCTGAACTTACAGGAAGAAATGCGTAAACGCAACATGTACCTGATGATCGATATTGTGCTCAATCATACTTCACATAAACATGAATGGGCATTGAAAGCAAAAGCAGGCGAAAAAAAATACCAGGATTATTTTTATTTCTACCAGGACAGGAGTTTGCCTGATCAATATGATAAAACAATGCCGGAGATCTTTCCTGAAAGTTCACCCGGCAGTTTTACTTACATAGAAGAATGCAATAAATGGGTGATGACAGTGTTTCACAATTACCAATGGGATCTGAATTACACAAATCCTGTTGTGTTTATTGAAATGCTTGATAACATTTTCTTTTATGCAAATCTTGGTGTAGATATTTTGCGAATTGATGCCCCTGCATTTATCTGGAAACAATTGGGCACTACCTGTCAGAATTTACCGCAGGCACATACCTTGTTACGTTTAATTAAACAATGTGTGCAGGTAGCATCGCCGGGTATGGCATTGTTGGGTGAAGCCATCGTTGCACCAAAAGAGATCATGAAATATTTTGGTACTGATAACTATACGGCACGTGAGTGTGATTTTGCCTACAATGCTACGCATATGGCATTGCAGTGGGATATGCTGGCAACAGGTGATACCAAAGTAATGCTGGCTGCACAGCACGAACTTCTGCAAAAACCTTATGGCACATCCTGGATCACTTACACCCGTTGCCATGATGATATTGGTTTGGGTTATGATGATAATATGATCGAGCAGGCAGGCTATAATTCCTATGCACATCGAAAATACCTGAAAGAATATTACTCAGGAGTTCACGAAGGTTCACCTGCAGTTGGTGCTTTGTTTTCGAGTAATCCAAAAACAGGTGATGCACGCATCAGCGGATCATTAGCTTCCTTATGCGGATTAGAGAAAGCGTTGAATGCGAAGGACCAGGCAGCGATCGATCTTTCTATCCAGAAAATAGTGATGATGCAGGCGCACAGTTTCTTTCTTGGTGGTGTGCCGATGTTATTCTATGGCGATGAAGTTGGCTATACAAATGACTATTCTTATTTGCAGGATGAAGGAAAGAGTTATGATAACCGATGGATGCATCGGCCGGTCATTGACTGGACTAAAAATAAAAAAGCTGAACAGAAAGGAACAGTTGAAGAAATTGTTTTCAGCGCAACAAAAAAGTTACTATCAATAAGAGGTCAATTGTCTGTTGTAGCAGACCGCAGTAATCTCATCTGGCTGACGCCACATAATGTTCATGTAGCAGGTTACATCCGGCAAACAGATGAGCAACGCTTGTTCTGTGTATTTAACTTCAGCAATGCAGCAGCCTATTTAACCTGGTATGCATTTAAAGAGAAAGGAAACCCTCCAACATCACTGGTTGATCATTGGAGTGGGAAAATTTATGAAGTGGGGCAGGATCATGAATTTTTGGTGCTGCCGCCTTATGGATTTGCGTTGCTGGAAGGTTGA
- the treF gene encoding alpha,alpha-trehalase TreF: MKEKEIFELSPLFEDVQMQQVFEDGKTFVDCTAKQSTELILAQYNEEKLNPGFDLRSFVLEHFELPHVFAADYHTDTQESVAEHIHALWQVLTREPDTVKRGSLIPLPNPYIVPGGRFGEVYYWDSYFTMLGLKESGMVEMIENMVNNFTHLIDTIGFIPNGNRTYYLGRSQPPFYALMVELMMEIKGEAALTDYLPALEKEYQFWMLGADDIAAEHRFEKHLVLMEEGELMNRYCDAYHTARPESYREDVELMHAAKQPTEALYAHLRAGAESGWDYSCRWFKDDNDFATIHTTEIVPVDLNCLLFHLEETIAKAYKLKGDEKTAQKYLDLAAQRKQAIHHYCWNESQQFFTDYDSVSHSQKQIKTLAGVTPLFFRMATQEQADVVAAILEREFLKDGGLTTTLKTTGQQWDAPNGWAPLQWMSVIGLENYGHTELAATVAKRWIQLNTDVYQRTGKLMEKYNVVDTHLEAGGGEYAGQDGFGWTNGVLLALMKKYDNS; encoded by the coding sequence GTGAAAGAGAAAGAAATTTTTGAATTGAGTCCTTTGTTTGAAGATGTGCAAATGCAACAGGTGTTTGAAGATGGTAAGACATTTGTCGATTGCACGGCTAAACAATCAACTGAACTTATTCTTGCGCAATACAACGAAGAAAAACTTAACCCGGGATTCGACCTGCGTTCATTTGTGCTGGAACATTTTGAACTGCCGCATGTCTTTGCCGCCGATTACCATACCGATACACAGGAAAGTGTAGCAGAACATATTCATGCGTTGTGGCAGGTGCTCACTCGTGAACCTGATACTGTGAAACGTGGTTCATTGATACCATTACCAAATCCATACATTGTTCCGGGCGGTCGTTTTGGCGAAGTATATTACTGGGACAGTTATTTCACCATGCTTGGTTTAAAAGAATCGGGTATGGTTGAAATGATCGAAAACATGGTGAACAATTTCACGCATCTGATTGATACCATCGGTTTTATTCCCAATGGTAACCGCACTTATTATCTTGGTCGTTCGCAACCACCTTTTTATGCGTTGATGGTGGAGTTAATGATGGAGATTAAAGGCGAAGCTGCTCTTACTGATTATCTTCCTGCCTTAGAAAAAGAATATCAGTTCTGGATGCTGGGTGCCGATGATATTGCTGCCGAACATCGTTTTGAAAAACATCTGGTGCTGATGGAAGAAGGCGAACTGATGAATCGTTATTGTGATGCATACCATACAGCAAGACCGGAATCGTATCGTGAAGATGTGGAACTGATGCATGCCGCCAAACAACCTACAGAAGCATTGTATGCACATTTACGTGCCGGTGCAGAATCTGGCTGGGATTACAGTTGCAGATGGTTTAAAGATGACAATGATTTTGCGACAATCCACACAACCGAGATCGTACCTGTAGATCTTAACTGTTTACTGTTTCATTTAGAAGAAACTATTGCCAAAGCTTACAAGTTAAAAGGCGATGAGAAGACTGCTCAGAAATATCTTGACTTAGCAGCACAAAGAAAACAGGCAATTCATCATTACTGCTGGAATGAATCGCAACAGTTCTTTACTGATTATGACAGTGTGAGCCATTCGCAGAAGCAGATCAAAACATTGGCAGGAGTTACTCCCTTGTTTTTTAGAATGGCTACACAGGAACAAGCCGATGTAGTGGCAGCAATACTTGAAAGAGAATTTTTAAAAGACGGCGGATTAACAACTACATTGAAAACAACCGGTCAGCAGTGGGATGCACCGAATGGCTGGGCACCTTTGCAATGGATGAGTGTGATTGGATTGGAAAATTATGGTCATACTGAACTTGCCGCAACAGTTGCCAAACGCTGGATACAACTTAACACCGATGTCTATCAACGCACCGGTAAATTGATGGAGAAATACAATGTGGTTGATACGCATTTAGAAGCCGGCGGTGGGGAGTATGCAGGTCAGGATGGTTTTGGCTGGACGAATGGGGTTTTGTTGGCTTTAATGAAGAAGTATGATAACAGTTAG
- a CDS encoding MFS transporter, which produces MTNLRIKISLFLNYFVFAILLNSVGTVILQVQANFDVSKGSASVLEAFKDLSIAITSFLIASYVNKIGYKKTMLISLGLIAVMCLIIPSVSSFIMTKMLFAAAGIGFALIKVSVFATIGLVTKSKNEHLSFMNFLESFFMVGVLTGYFLFASMVDNNDPKSTTWFNTYYILGGLAVVAFLLLFTTKLDESSIKEAEQSKSASDDFVEMLKLIFLPLVLVFIFSAFFYVLIEQSIMSWLPTFNKDVLQLSTSLSIQMASILSASIALGRFLAGLILRKADWLIVLVVCLLAAGTLVLLAVPLTKNITGITVNSLADVPLVAFIFPLIGLFLAPIYPAINSVILSNLPAHRHGSMSGLIVVFSALGGSTGSIITGNIFEAYGGQTAFYFSLVPICILIVLLIVFKRLQPKTAAVVDIKVKGGH; this is translated from the coding sequence ATGACCAACCTTCGCATTAAGATCTCGCTGTTCCTTAATTATTTTGTTTTTGCCATTCTGCTTAACAGTGTGGGCACTGTTATATTGCAGGTGCAGGCAAACTTTGATGTTTCAAAAGGCTCGGCCAGTGTGCTTGAAGCATTTAAAGATCTCAGCATTGCCATCACTTCTTTTTTAATTGCTTCTTATGTAAACAAGATCGGGTATAAAAAAACAATGCTTATTTCATTGGGGTTGATTGCCGTGATGTGTTTGATCATTCCTTCAGTAAGTAGTTTTATTATGACGAAGATGTTATTTGCTGCTGCCGGTATTGGATTTGCATTGATCAAGGTAAGTGTGTTTGCCACCATTGGCTTGGTCACCAAATCAAAGAATGAGCATCTCAGCTTTATGAATTTTCTCGAATCATTTTTTATGGTTGGCGTGTTAACAGGTTATTTCCTGTTTGCATCCATGGTTGATAACAATGATCCCAAATCAACCACCTGGTTCAATACGTATTATATTCTGGGAGGGCTGGCTGTTGTTGCATTTTTATTGTTATTCACTACAAAGCTTGATGAATCGAGTATTAAAGAAGCAGAGCAATCAAAGTCAGCATCTGATGATTTTGTAGAAATGCTGAAGCTTATTTTCTTACCACTTGTACTTGTGTTTATCTTCAGTGCATTCTTTTATGTGTTGATCGAACAAAGTATTATGAGCTGGTTGCCTACATTCAACAAAGATGTTTTACAACTTTCCACAAGCTTGAGTATACAAATGGCAAGTATCTTATCGGCCTCCATCGCATTGGGCCGGTTTCTTGCAGGATTGATATTACGAAAAGCAGATTGGCTGATTGTATTGGTTGTTTGTTTGCTGGCTGCAGGTACATTGGTTTTACTTGCTGTTCCATTAACAAAAAATATTACCGGCATAACGGTGAATAGCCTGGCCGATGTTCCATTGGTAGCATTTATTTTCCCGTTGATTGGTTTGTTCCTTGCGCCAATTTATCCTGCCATCAACTCTGTTATCTTAAGTAATCTTCCTGCGCACCGACATGGATCAATGAGTGGATTAATTGTTGTGTTCTCTGCATTAGGCGGTTCCACAGGGTCCATCATTACAGGAAATATTTTTGAAGCATATGGCGGACAAACTGCCTTTTATTTTTCATTGGTACCTATATGTATTTTGATCGTACTGCTGATTGTGTTTAAACGGTTGCAACCAAAAACAGCAGCAGTAGTTGATATTAAAGTGAAAGGAGGGCATTGA